The genomic stretch AGTTTGTTATTGAAGGCGTAGATACAACAATTCCGTTTCATTTAAATTTATTTCAACATGAGAAATTCATTGAAGGGGAATTTAATACGAAGTTTCTAGAAGAACATGAGGTAATGAAAAGTAAGTAATTCTCAAGGAGGAATAGCCTATGAACGAAAATCATGTGTTAGATATGGGAGAAAATGAAAATGCGTTAGGGAAAGTAGAAATCGCTCCTGAAGTGATTGAAGTTATCGCAGGTATTGCCGCATCTGAAGTAGCAGGCGTTGGCCAAATGCGCGGAAACTTTGCGTCTGGCGTTGTTGAGAAGCTTGGGAAAAAGAATCACGGCAAAGGCGTCAAAGTAGAGCTTAGTGAAGAAGGCATTAAAATTGATGTGTTCTGCTCTATGAACTATGGCGTTTCTATTCCAACGGTTGCAAGTCAAGTTCAAGATAACATTCGAGAAGCGTTGAAAAATATGACAGCACTCGAATTAGCAGAAGTTAACGTTCATATCGTGGGCGTCATCTTTGAATCTCCTCAAAAGGAAGAAGAGATTGATTCTATCTAATGAAGGGGCTGCTCTTATAATAAGAGCAGCTTTTTTGCGAGTTTCTTTCTTGTTGTTTCCAATTCTTATTTCTGTGAAGATTCGGAAAATAACAATACGTGGATACGTTATGTACTCGCAGTAGGAAACTATGCTATTATCAGGATATGATAATTGGATAAGTTAAAAAAGGAGTATACCTATTTATGAAAAGACGTACAGCAAGGGAAAAAGCGCTTCAAGCTCTTTTTCAATGTGAGATTGGCCAAAGTAGCCCAGAAGAAGCTATTGACAATGTAGTAGAAGAGGAAGCGGTTGATGCGTTTTTACGTCAGCTTGTTCTTGGCGTGTCAGAAAACAAAGAAGAGATTGACAGCTTGATTAGCGCAAACCTTGAAAAATGGACGCTAGATCGTCTAGCGAACGTTGACCGTATTATTTTAAGACTTGCGGTTTATGAAATGAAATATGAAGAAGACATTCCCCAAAATGTAAGCATTAATGAAGCCATCGAACTTGCAAAGACGTTTGGCGATGATCAATCAGGTCGTTTTATCAATGGCGTATTATCTAAAATCTCAGCATCAAATAGTTAAAGATCTTTTATAAAAGATTTAAAATAAAGTTATAAAACAACATACAGAGATGACAGAGAAGGAGAGAATGATCAATGAGTGCACAATTAATTAATGGTAAAGAACTAGCAAGTGAGAAGCGAGAAAGTATGAAAAAAGAAGTTGAAATGCTCAAGGAGCAAGGGGTTAAACCAGGCTTAGCTGTTATATTAGTTGGACAAGACCCTGCTTCAGAAACATATGTACGCAGTAAACATCGCGCTTGTGAAAATACAGGTATTCATTCAGTTTCAATCAAACTTCCAGACACAGTATCAGAAGAAGAACTACTTGGTCATATTGACAAGTTAAATGAAGATGATGCAATTGATGGAATTTTAGTTCAGCTTCCACTTCCAAAACATATTAATGAAGATGCTGTCATCGAGCGCATTTCTCCTAAAAAGGACGTTGATGGTTTTCATCCAATCAGCGTTGGTAAAATGATGATTGGTCAAGAAACATTCTTGCCATGTACTCCACATGGCGTATTAGAAATGGTTAGAAAAACAGGTATTGAAGTATCTGGAAAACACGTTGTTGTGATTGGGCGCAGCAATATTGTTGGTAAACCTGTTGGACAATTATTCTTAAATGAAAATGCAACGGTAACATACTGTCACTCTAGAACACAAAACATGCAAAAGCATACAAAGGATGCAGATATCCTAATTGTCGCGGTTGGAATTCCAAAATTTGTTAAAGCTCAAGATGTAAAAGAAGGAGCGGTTGTGATCGATGTTGGAATTAACCGCGTAGACGGAAAGCTTTGTGGAGACGTAGATTTTGAAGAAGTAAAAGAAGTTGCTGGTGCTATTACACCTGTTCCAGGTGGAGTAGGTCCAATGACAATTACAATGCTTTTAGAAAATACAATCCAGTCAGCAAAAGCTCGCGTTCGTTCTTAATAACAAGGGGGGAATGTCATGAGCGAATTAAAGCCTTTAACAATTACGGCTTTAACGAAATATATTAAACGAAAATTTGACGTTGATCCCCATTTGCAAGATGTGTGGCTGAAAGGGGAAATCTCAAATTTTAAACAGCATAGCAGAGGGCATATGTATTTTACCTTAAAAGACGAGCATGCCCGCATGTCTGCTGTGATGTTTTCGAGTCAAAATAAAAATTTGCCTTTTACCCCTGAAAACGGTATGAAAGTTCTTGCAAGGGGAGAAGTTTCAGTTTACGAAGGAAGCGGCAATTATCAGCTTTATATTCGCGACATGCAGCCTGACGGAGTAGGAAGTCTTCATCTTGCTTATGAGCAGCTGAAGAATAAATTA from Priestia filamentosa encodes the following:
- a CDS encoding Asp23/Gls24 family envelope stress response protein; the protein is MNENHVLDMGENENALGKVEIAPEVIEVIAGIAASEVAGVGQMRGNFASGVVEKLGKKNHGKGVKVELSEEGIKIDVFCSMNYGVSIPTVASQVQDNIREALKNMTALELAEVNVHIVGVIFESPQKEEEIDSI
- the nusB gene encoding transcription antitermination factor NusB; this translates as MKRRTAREKALQALFQCEIGQSSPEEAIDNVVEEEAVDAFLRQLVLGVSENKEEIDSLISANLEKWTLDRLANVDRIILRLAVYEMKYEEDIPQNVSINEAIELAKTFGDDQSGRFINGVLSKISASNS
- the folD gene encoding bifunctional methylenetetrahydrofolate dehydrogenase/methenyltetrahydrofolate cyclohydrolase FolD, producing MSAQLINGKELASEKRESMKKEVEMLKEQGVKPGLAVILVGQDPASETYVRSKHRACENTGIHSVSIKLPDTVSEEELLGHIDKLNEDDAIDGILVQLPLPKHINEDAVIERISPKKDVDGFHPISVGKMMIGQETFLPCTPHGVLEMVRKTGIEVSGKHVVVIGRSNIVGKPVGQLFLNENATVTYCHSRTQNMQKHTKDADILIVAVGIPKFVKAQDVKEGAVVIDVGINRVDGKLCGDVDFEEVKEVAGAITPVPGGVGPMTITMLLENTIQSAKARVRS